The proteins below are encoded in one region of Candidatus Equadaptatus faecalis:
- a CDS encoding V-type ATP synthase subunit D: protein MVKALNVNPNRMELSRIKRKLVVAKRGHKLLKDKQDALVKEFLERAKAVWKMRKEIEGEIGSCYKGFLLASAQTLPEILDQTLMNSGGNLKVNATYNNIMSVKVPVFEIPEQSTELSYGLGISPGSFDVALEQFLTLMPRLVRLAADEKALKSMSLEIERTRRRVNALEHVMIPQFTDAVHSISMKLEEQERSTLSRLMVIKDIVRNH from the coding sequence ATGGTAAAGGCACTGAACGTTAACCCCAACCGCATGGAGCTTTCACGCATCAAAAGAAAGCTCGTGGTTGCCAAACGCGGACACAAACTGCTTAAGGACAAACAGGACGCGCTCGTCAAAGAATTCCTTGAACGCGCAAAAGCAGTCTGGAAAATGCGTAAAGAAATAGAAGGCGAAATCGGAAGTTGCTACAAAGGCTTCCTGCTCGCAAGCGCCCAGACCCTGCCTGAAATCCTTGACCAGACGCTGATGAACTCCGGCGGCAACCTCAAGGTGAATGCGACCTACAACAACATAATGAGTGTTAAAGTGCCTGTCTTTGAAATTCCTGAACAGTCAACGGAGCTCAGCTACGGACTTGGAATATCACCGGGAAGCTTTGACGTTGCGCTTGAGCAGTTCCTTACGCTCATGCCGCGGCTTGTCAGACTTGCCGCAGACGAAAAGGCGCTGAAATCAATGTCTCTTGAAATCGAACGCACGAGACGGCGCGTCAACGCGCTTGAACACGTTATGATACCGCAGTTTACCGATGCCGTTCACTCCATCTCTATGAAGCTCGAAGAGCAGGAGCGCTCGACACTCAGCAGACTTATGGTAA